A genomic stretch from Flavobacterium sp. KS-LB2 includes:
- a CDS encoding DUF3800 domain-containing protein → MEVKKTYNIYCDESTHIENDGQPYMILAYISTPYHLLQMHNKNIREMKMEHFYRGEMKWSSISKSQYPFYNKLIDYFFSNDELNFRAIVIDKSQLNHKKYNQDHNTFYDKMYYQLLNKKIYPDFHYNIYLDIKDTNSYVKARSLKKYLERDYNNIRNLQIIRSYESELMQLSDVLMGAINYKLRGLNKVTAKNNIIEKIEKLRCKPLTMQTKEAETKFNLFFIDLKNGN, encoded by the coding sequence ATGGAAGTAAAAAAAACATATAATATTTATTGTGACGAAAGTACACATATAGAAAATGATGGGCAGCCCTATATGATATTAGCATATATAAGTACGCCTTACCATTTGTTGCAAATGCACAATAAAAATATTCGTGAAATGAAAATGGAGCATTTTTATCGTGGCGAAATGAAATGGAGTTCCATATCAAAGTCACAATACCCATTTTATAATAAATTAATTGATTATTTTTTTAGTAATGACGAATTAAATTTTAGAGCAATTGTTATTGATAAATCGCAATTAAATCACAAAAAATACAATCAAGATCATAATACGTTTTATGATAAGATGTACTATCAATTGCTCAACAAAAAAATATATCCAGATTTTCACTACAATATTTATTTAGATATAAAAGATACAAATTCTTACGTCAAGGCAAGAAGCTTGAAAAAATACCTAGAAAGAGATTATAATAATATTAGAAATTTACAAATTATCCGTTCCTATGAAAGTGAATTAATGCAACTTTCTGATGTTCTAATGGGAGCTATCAATTATAAATTAAGAGGTTTAAATAAAGTAACTGCCAAAAATAATATTATTGAAAAAATTGAAAAATTGCGCTGCAAACCATTAACAATGCAAACAAAAGAAGCTGAAACAAAATTCAATTTATTTTTTATCGATTTGAAAAATGGCAACTAA
- a CDS encoding restriction endonuclease subunit S, protein METLQPKLRFPEFDGNWYRKLFKETCQVNPSNKKLPTKFIYIDLESVNDGLLSKENEILLDDAPSRAQRLLAKEDVLFQMVRPYQKNNLYFDKDGDYVASTGYAQLRANASSKFLFQYLHNQKFVDKVIEKCTGSNYPSINSTDLANIFVVFPENNEQTRIANFLSSVDEKLNLLKEKRALLEEYKKGIMQKIFNQEIRFKDDNGEDFGEWENVVLGNVSDVRDGTHDSPKYVDNGYPLITSKNLNSNGKLDFNNVEFISQIDFDKINKRSKVDIGDIIFGMIGTIGNPVLLKSDEFAIKNVALIKEKQVLKNSFLIHFLNSSLILNQFKKENVGGTQKFLSLGIIRNLDILLPSIEEQTKIANFLSAIDEKIELVSNQIQDTQEYKKGLLQQMFV, encoded by the coding sequence ATGGAAACGTTACAACCAAAATTAAGGTTTCCTGAGTTTGATGGAAATTGGTATAGAAAATTATTTAAGGAAACTTGTCAAGTCAATCCATCAAATAAAAAACTACCTACAAAATTTATTTACATAGATTTAGAGAGTGTTAATGATGGCTTGTTATCTAAAGAAAATGAAATATTACTTGATGATGCGCCTAGCAGAGCTCAACGACTTTTAGCAAAAGAAGATGTTTTATTTCAAATGGTTAGGCCATATCAAAAAAACAACTTATATTTTGATAAAGATGGAGATTATGTAGCATCAACAGGATATGCTCAATTAAGAGCAAATGCAAGTTCCAAATTTCTTTTTCAATATTTACACAATCAAAAATTTGTTGATAAAGTAATTGAGAAATGTACTGGTTCAAATTATCCGTCAATAAATTCAACAGATTTAGCAAATATATTTGTCGTTTTTCCCGAAAATAATGAACAAACCCGCATCGCCAATTTCCTTTCATCAGTAGATGAAAAACTAAACCTTTTAAAAGAAAAACGCGCCCTTTTAGAAGAATACAAAAAAGGCATCATGCAAAAAATCTTCAATCAAGAAATCAGGTTTAAAGATGATAATGGAGAGGATTTTGGGGAGTGGGAGAATGTTGTTTTAGGTAATGTTAGTGATGTCAGAGATGGTACTCACGATAGCCCAAAATATGTAGACAATGGATATCCCCTAATTACTTCAAAAAATCTAAATTCAAATGGAAAACTTGATTTCAATAATGTAGAATTTATTAGTCAAATAGACTTTGATAAAATTAACAAAAGGTCTAAAGTAGATATTGGTGATATTATTTTTGGAATGATTGGTACAATTGGAAATCCTGTATTATTAAAATCTGATGAATTTGCTATTAAAAATGTTGCATTAATAAAAGAAAAGCAAGTTTTAAAGAACAGTTTTTTAATACACTTTTTAAATTCGAGTTTAATTCTAAACCAATTCAAAAAAGAGAATGTTGGTGGAACACAAAAGTTTCTATCATTAGGTATAATAAGAAATTTAGATATTTTATTACCATCAATTGAAGAACAAACCAAAATCGCTAATTTCCTTTCGGCAATTGATGAAAAAATAGAGTTAGTATCCAATCAAATACAAGACACCCAAGAATATAAAAAAGGGTTGTTACAGCAAATGTTTGTGTAA
- a CDS encoding type I restriction-modification system subunit M, which produces MSDEQKKLLETQLWAIANILRGKISANQFQDYILGFIFYKYLSEKLEKKANEFLKTDGIRFSEIEENSTDGKEILEALKEATVDALGYFLKPSELFSNIAKKGNAKVINQDDEEQIQSTFILEDLANVLNSIEKSTMGSESQDDFDNLFYDIDLNSTKIGRTTKDRNDVIVKILTALDEIDFDLDNTEGDVLGDAYEYLIAKFAEGAGQKAGEFYTPQQVSSILAKIVTTRKSKLKSVYDPTCGSGSLLLRVAREVEEVGHFYGQEQNRTTYNLARMNMILHDVNYHKFDIKNEDTLEKPQHLDFKFDAIVANPPFSAKWSANPIFTNDERFSQYGRLAPGTKADFAFIQHMVHQLDDSGIMACIAPHGVLFRGAAEGHIRKYLIEDCNYIDAIIGLPSNLFYGTSIPTCILVLKKCKETPENILFIDASNDFEKVKNQNVLREFDIDKIIETYQNRTIIDKYSNVATLEEVKANDYNLNIPRYVNTFEEAESIDINAIADKLQAVDNKMAAVENTIASFCAELNIKTPF; this is translated from the coding sequence ATGTCAGACGAACAAAAGAAACTCTTAGAAACCCAATTATGGGCGATTGCCAATATCCTAAGAGGTAAAATATCAGCCAATCAATTTCAAGATTACATACTAGGTTTTATTTTTTACAAATACCTTTCGGAAAAATTAGAAAAAAAAGCAAATGAGTTTCTGAAAACGGATGGAATTCGATTTAGTGAAATAGAGGAAAACAGTACTGATGGAAAAGAAATTTTAGAAGCGTTAAAAGAAGCCACTGTCGATGCCTTAGGTTATTTTCTGAAACCTTCGGAGCTGTTTTCAAACATAGCCAAAAAAGGAAATGCAAAGGTTATTAATCAAGATGATGAAGAGCAAATTCAAAGCACTTTTATTCTAGAGGACTTAGCCAATGTATTGAATTCTATCGAAAAAAGTACCATGGGTTCTGAGAGTCAAGACGATTTTGACAACTTATTCTATGATATTGATTTAAACTCTACTAAAATTGGTCGTACGACTAAAGACCGTAACGATGTCATTGTAAAAATACTTACGGCCCTTGACGAAATTGATTTTGATCTTGATAATACCGAAGGTGATGTTTTGGGTGATGCGTATGAGTATTTGATTGCAAAATTTGCAGAAGGTGCCGGACAAAAAGCAGGTGAGTTTTACACGCCGCAACAAGTATCGAGTATCTTGGCGAAAATTGTGACTACTCGCAAAAGCAAGTTAAAATCAGTTTATGACCCAACATGTGGTAGCGGATCGCTGTTGCTTCGTGTAGCGCGTGAAGTAGAAGAAGTAGGGCATTTTTACGGACAAGAACAAAACCGTACGACTTACAACTTAGCGCGAATGAACATGATTTTACACGATGTCAATTATCATAAGTTCGATATTAAAAACGAAGACACGCTCGAAAAACCACAACACTTAGATTTTAAGTTTGATGCCATTGTAGCTAATCCTCCTTTCTCGGCAAAGTGGTCTGCAAATCCTATTTTTACCAATGACGAGCGATTCTCGCAATACGGCAGACTGGCACCAGGAACCAAAGCTGATTTTGCTTTTATCCAACACATGGTGCATCAGTTAGACGATAGTGGTATTATGGCGTGTATTGCGCCGCATGGCGTATTGTTCCGAGGTGCTGCCGAAGGACATATCAGGAAATATTTAATTGAAGATTGCAACTACATTGATGCCATTATTGGTTTGCCGTCTAACTTGTTTTATGGCACGAGTATTCCAACCTGTATTTTGGTTTTAAAGAAATGCAAAGAAACGCCCGAAAACATATTGTTTATTGATGCCAGTAACGATTTTGAAAAAGTAAAAAATCAAAATGTATTACGTGAATTCGATATTGATAAAATTATTGAAACCTACCAAAATAGGACTATAATAGACAAATACTCTAACGTGGCAACGCTCGAAGAAGTAAAAGCCAACGATTATAATTTAAATATTCCTCGCTACGTAAATACGTTTGAGGAAGCAGAAAGTATAGATATTAACGCCATTGCTGATAAATTACAAGCAGTCGACAATAAAATGGCAGCAGTTGAAAATACAATTGCATCATTTTGTGCAGAGTTAAATATTAAAACTCCTTTTTAG
- a CDS encoding dipeptidase gives MENIKAYVQEHKDRFINELIELLKIPSVSADTAYSHDVFETADAVKASLEKAGCDFVEICDTPGYPIVYGEKIIDPNLPTVLVYGHYDVQPPDPMELWTSPPFEPVIKKTEIHPEGAIFARGSCDDKGQMYMHVKALEYMVQSNTLPCNVKFMIEGEEEIGSKSLSWFVERNQEKLKNDVILISDTGMISNQQPSITTGLRGLSYVEVEVTGPNRDLHSGLYGGAVANPINVLSKMIASLHDENNHITIPGFYDNVAELSLEERAEMAKAPFNLDNYKKALDLNDVYGEKGYVTNERNSIRPTLDVNGIWGGYTGEGAKTVIASKAFAKISMRLVPNQDWEEITELFTKHFTSLAPAGVTVKVKPHHGGQGYVTPIDSIGYKAANMAYTETFGVPAIPVRSGGSIPIVALFEKELKSKTILMGFGLDSDAIHSPNEHFGIFNYLKGIETIPLFYKYFVELSK, from the coding sequence ATGGAAAATATTAAAGCATACGTTCAAGAACACAAAGACCGCTTTATCAACGAGTTAATCGAATTATTAAAAATCCCATCCGTAAGTGCCGACACCGCATACTCTCACGATGTTTTTGAAACAGCTGATGCCGTAAAAGCCAGTTTAGAAAAAGCAGGCTGCGATTTTGTTGAAATTTGTGATACTCCAGGTTATCCAATCGTATATGGTGAAAAAATCATTGATCCTAACTTGCCTACTGTTTTAGTGTACGGACATTATGATGTACAACCGCCAGACCCAATGGAATTATGGACTTCTCCACCTTTTGAACCCGTAATCAAGAAAACAGAAATTCATCCCGAAGGCGCTATTTTTGCCCGTGGATCTTGTGATGACAAAGGCCAAATGTACATGCACGTAAAAGCATTAGAATATATGGTGCAATCCAATACTTTGCCTTGCAACGTGAAATTCATGATTGAAGGCGAAGAGGAAATTGGTTCTAAAAGTTTGAGTTGGTTTGTAGAACGCAATCAGGAAAAACTAAAAAATGATGTGATTTTAATTTCGGATACCGGAATGATTTCTAATCAGCAACCGTCAATCACAACCGGATTACGTGGGTTGAGTTATGTAGAAGTAGAAGTTACGGGACCAAACCGTGATTTGCATTCTGGATTGTACGGAGGAGCTGTTGCCAATCCTATCAATGTGTTGTCTAAAATGATTGCTTCGCTTCATGATGAAAACAACCACATTACCATTCCCGGTTTCTATGATAATGTAGCAGAATTATCCCTAGAAGAAAGAGCTGAAATGGCCAAAGCACCTTTCAATTTAGACAATTACAAAAAAGCATTGGACCTTAATGATGTTTATGGCGAAAAAGGTTATGTAACTAACGAACGTAACTCCATTCGACCAACACTAGATGTCAACGGAATTTGGGGTGGTTACACCGGAGAAGGTGCTAAAACCGTTATTGCCAGCAAAGCTTTCGCTAAAATCTCGATGCGTTTGGTTCCAAATCAAGATTGGGAGGAAATCACCGAACTTTTCACAAAACACTTCACAAGCCTTGCTCCTGCTGGCGTTACCGTAAAAGTAAAACCGCATCATGGCGGACAAGGTTACGTAACCCCAATAGACAGTATTGGCTACAAAGCCGCAAATATGGCATACACCGAAACCTTTGGCGTTCCCGCAATTCCGGTGCGTTCAGGAGGAAGTATTCCTATCGTAGCGTTATTCGAAAAAGAACTGAAAAGCAAGACTATTCTAATGGGATTTGGTCTGGACAGCGATGCCATTCACTCGCCAAACGAACATTTCGGGATCTTCAATTACCTAAAAGGAATTGAAACTATCCCGTTGTTTTATAAATATTTTGTGGAGTTATCAAAATAA
- a CDS encoding BlaI/MecI/CopY family transcriptional regulator, with protein MQQLTNAEEQVMEHLWKLEKAFMKDLLEAYPKPKPATTTIATLLKRMIDKQFVAYNEFGNSREYYPLVKKTDYFSKHVNGLISNFFNNSASQFASFFTTETNLSQTELEDLKKIIDSEILKKKK; from the coding sequence ATGCAACAACTAACGAACGCAGAAGAACAAGTAATGGAACACCTTTGGAAACTCGAGAAAGCCTTCATGAAAGACTTACTTGAAGCCTATCCAAAACCAAAACCCGCAACCACCACGATTGCTACTTTATTGAAAAGAATGATTGACAAGCAATTTGTCGCCTACAACGAATTTGGGAACTCACGGGAATATTATCCTTTGGTCAAGAAAACCGATTATTTCTCGAAACACGTCAACGGATTGATTAGTAATTTTTTCAACAATTCGGCATCACAATTCGCCTCTTTCTTTACCACCGAAACTAATTTATCGCAAACGGAACTGGAAGATCTTAAGAAAATAATAGACAGTGAAATTCTAAAAAAGAAAAAATGA
- a CDS encoding M56 family metallopeptidase, giving the protein MSDFLIKSTITLFVLLAVYYLFLEKEKIHVFNRFYLLFSLVFSMVIPFITIEVIQEIAQPTVNPGNIQILQGSAVILEETNYLAIGLWSLYGLVTLVLAFRFFSNISKISSKMKSNTPIDYKNAKLILVPEKTLPHTFLNAIFINETEYNNREIEAELYTHELTHVTQKHTLDILFIELLKTVFWFNPIFIFYKKAIQLNHEFLADENVVTSYNNVPFYQSLLLSKTNANPTFYLASNLNYLITKKRLLMMTKTTSNSKSIAKKIILIPVLSGLFFLFCFKTIAQVKNTAQVTTKTKLTATNDSRKDEYYAGVRVVIHDLVKNKKIDTKYEDLSEEYKKKAFLYVPTALEKKSPTIQELEGFKNSKKYAIWIDGVHQNNKSLNNFKPTDIAFFQGSSVSKNARSKKFPQAFQYNFYTHNYFDKNLKNSHKKFSGEKVEVTLSNNKNVRPIRTK; this is encoded by the coding sequence ATGAGCGACTTTCTAATCAAATCGACAATTACTTTATTCGTGCTACTGGCAGTGTATTATCTCTTTTTGGAAAAAGAAAAAATTCACGTTTTCAATAGGTTTTACTTGTTGTTCAGCCTTGTTTTTTCAATGGTAATTCCATTTATAACTATTGAAGTCATTCAGGAAATAGCACAACCTACAGTCAATCCGGGAAATATACAGATACTGCAAGGAAGCGCTGTAATACTGGAGGAAACTAACTATCTGGCAATAGGATTATGGAGTTTATATGGTTTAGTAACACTCGTTTTGGCGTTCCGTTTTTTTAGTAATATCAGTAAGATTTCGTCTAAAATGAAATCAAATACACCAATTGATTATAAGAATGCTAAATTGATTTTGGTTCCCGAAAAAACGTTGCCGCATACTTTCCTGAATGCAATTTTCATTAACGAAACGGAATACAACAACCGTGAAATTGAAGCTGAATTGTACACACACGAACTCACGCATGTAACCCAAAAACACACTTTGGATATTTTATTCATTGAACTATTGAAAACCGTTTTTTGGTTCAACCCTATTTTTATTTTTTACAAAAAAGCAATACAACTCAACCACGAATTTCTTGCCGATGAGAATGTAGTGACCTCCTATAACAACGTTCCGTTCTACCAATCTTTGTTACTCTCAAAGACAAACGCGAACCCAACTTTTTACTTGGCCAGTAATTTGAATTATTTAATAACTAAAAAACGATTACTCATGATGACAAAAACCACATCAAACTCAAAATCAATTGCGAAGAAAATCATTTTGATTCCGGTTCTATCCGGACTATTTTTCCTGTTTTGTTTCAAAACTATTGCTCAAGTAAAAAATACTGCACAAGTTACCACCAAAACTAAACTTACAGCAACCAACGATTCCCGAAAAGATGAATACTACGCTGGAGTAAGAGTGGTCATTCACGACCTTGTAAAAAACAAGAAAATTGACACCAAATATGAAGACTTAAGTGAAGAGTACAAGAAAAAAGCTTTTTTATATGTTCCAACTGCTCTTGAAAAAAAATCACCAACAATTCAAGAATTAGAAGGCTTTAAAAATTCTAAAAAATACGCCATTTGGATTGATGGGGTTCACCAAAACAATAAATCGTTAAACAACTTTAAACCGACTGATATTGCTTTTTTTCAAGGAAGTAGCGTTTCAAAAAATGCTAGAAGCAAAAAATTCCCGCAAGCCTTTCAATATAATTTTTACACACATAATTATTTTGATAAAAATTTAAAAAACTCGCATAAGAAATTCTCCGGAGAGAAAGTAGAAGTTACACTTTCAAATAATAAAAATGTCAGACCTATAAGAACCAAATAG
- a CDS encoding energy transducer TonB — MSDFLIKSTITLFVLLAVYYLFLEKEKIHIFNRFYLLFSLVFSMVIPFITIEVIQEIAQPTVNAGNIQILQGSTVILEETNYLEIGLWSLYALVTLVLAIRFFSNISKISSKMKSNTPIDYKNAKLILVPEKTLPHTFLNTIFINETEYNNRQIEAELYTHELTHVTQKHTLDILFIELLKTVFWFNPIFIFYKKAIQLNHEFLADEKVVTFYNNVPFYQSLLLSKANENQTFYLASNLNYLITKKRLLMMTKTTSKTEALLKKAMLIPVVTALLFLLCTKVVAQETNVKKETTPAKPGNLIKTYYDKTTFKIKDEKGKVASEKKYNELTPVEKRAIPSILSKEKELPTNEELLATLSKGAPEVIEIDAYDSKNKFVQKGENEVYNTAGITEKPDFPGGIMEFYKFVGNNFKTPEQPNLKGKVYITFVIEKDGSLSDIKNIRDIGFGTGEEAIRVLKICPKWIPGKMNGVPVRVMYSLPITIQSGKV; from the coding sequence ATGAGCGACTTTCTAATCAAATCGACAATTACTTTATTCGTGCTACTGGCAGTGTATTATTTGTTTTTGGAAAAAGAAAAAATACACATTTTCAATAGGTTTTATTTGTTGTTCAGTCTTGTTTTCTCGATGGTAATTCCATTTATAACTATTGAAGTGATTCAGGAAATAGCACAACCTACAGTCAATGCGGGAAATATCCAGATACTGCAAGGAAGCACAGTAATACTGGAGGAAACTAACTATCTGGAAATAGGATTATGGAGCTTGTATGCTCTAGTAACACTCGTTTTGGCGATACGCTTTTTCAGTAATATCAGTAAGATTTCTTCTAAAATGAAGTCGAATACACCAATTGATTATAAGAATGCCAAATTGATTTTGGTGCCCGAAAAAACGTTGCCGCATACTTTCCTGAATACGATTTTCATAAACGAGACGGAATACAACAACCGTCAAATTGAAGCTGAACTGTACACACACGAACTTACGCATGTAACCCAAAAACATACTTTGGATATTTTATTCATCGAACTATTGAAAACCGTTTTTTGGTTCAACCCTATTTTTATTTTTTACAAAAAAGCCATACAACTCAACCACGAATTTCTTGCTGATGAGAAAGTAGTGACCTTCTATAACAATGTTCCGTTCTACCAATCTTTATTACTATCGAAAGCGAACGAGAACCAAACTTTTTACTTGGCCAGTAATTTGAATTATTTAATAACTAAAAAACGATTACTTATGATGACAAAAACCACATCAAAAACAGAAGCTTTATTAAAAAAAGCAATGCTAATTCCTGTAGTAACTGCCTTATTGTTTTTATTGTGTACGAAAGTCGTTGCACAAGAAACCAATGTAAAAAAAGAAACTACTCCTGCGAAACCAGGAAATTTAATTAAAACGTATTACGACAAAACTACTTTTAAAATCAAAGATGAAAAAGGAAAGGTTGCCAGCGAAAAAAAATACAATGAACTAACTCCTGTGGAAAAGAGAGCTATACCTTCTATCCTATCAAAAGAAAAAGAATTGCCTACAAACGAAGAACTTCTGGCAACATTAAGCAAAGGAGCTCCTGAAGTAATTGAAATTGATGCGTACGATTCTAAAAATAAGTTTGTCCAAAAAGGGGAAAATGAAGTCTATAATACTGCTGGAATAACCGAAAAACCAGATTTTCCGGGAGGAATAATGGAATTTTACAAATTTGTAGGTAATAATTTTAAAACTCCAGAACAACCTAACTTAAAAGGAAAAGTATACATCACCTTTGTTATAGAAAAAGACGGCAGTTTAAGCGACATAAAAAACATACGAGATATTGGTTTTGGAACCGGTGAAGAAGCCATCCGTGTTTTGAAAATATGCCCAAAATGGATTCCCGGAAAAATGAACGGTGTCCCTGTGAGAGTAATGTATAGCTTACCAATCACAATTCAATCTGGAAAGGTGTAA
- a CDS encoding saccharopine dehydrogenase family protein codes for MRTILIIGAGRSASSLIQYLLNKSEKENLHLVIGDLSLALAQKKTNNHPNATAIALDIFDEDQRKKAVQIADIVISMLPAHLHIQVAKDCIIFKKHLVTASYVSDAMQELDAAAKENNLIFMNEIGLDPGIDHMSAMKVIDEIKEKGGEMILFESFCGGLVAPESDTNLWNYKFTWAPRNVVLAGQGGAAKFIQEGTYKYIPYCNLFRRTEFLQVEGYGRFEGYSNRDSLKYRSVYGLDNVLTLYRGTIRRVGFSKAWNMFVQLGMTDDSYVMEDSENMSYREFVNSFLPYHPTDSVEIKTRLILKIDQDDIMWDKLLELDLFNPNKKVGLKNATPAQILEKILTDSWTLQQDDKDMIVMYHKFGYEYNGKKEQIDSKMVCIGDDQTYTAMAKTVGLPVAMATLLILNGKITTPGVQLPIRKEVYEPILKELEEYGVVFKEQSMPYLGYNPDKEFS; via the coding sequence ATGAGAACAATTTTAATCATTGGGGCAGGAAGATCAGCTTCATCTTTGATTCAGTATCTTTTAAATAAATCTGAAAAAGAGAATCTGCATCTTGTTATTGGTGATTTGTCTTTGGCTTTAGCCCAAAAAAAGACAAACAATCACCCCAATGCAACGGCAATTGCATTAGATATTTTTGATGAAGATCAAAGAAAAAAAGCGGTGCAAATTGCTGATATTGTTATCTCGATGTTGCCGGCTCATTTGCATATTCAAGTGGCCAAAGATTGTATTATTTTCAAAAAACACTTAGTTACCGCTTCCTACGTGAGTGATGCGATGCAGGAATTGGATGCTGCCGCAAAGGAAAATAATCTGATTTTCATGAATGAAATCGGACTTGATCCAGGCATTGACCACATGAGTGCCATGAAAGTGATTGATGAGATTAAGGAAAAAGGCGGTGAAATGATTTTATTCGAATCCTTTTGTGGTGGACTTGTAGCTCCGGAATCCGATACGAATCTTTGGAATTATAAATTTACTTGGGCACCACGCAATGTAGTTCTTGCGGGTCAGGGTGGCGCTGCCAAGTTTATTCAGGAAGGGACTTATAAATACATTCCGTACTGTAATTTGTTTCGCAGAACCGAGTTCTTGCAAGTGGAAGGCTATGGTCGATTCGAAGGTTATTCGAATCGCGATTCGTTGAAATACCGCAGTGTGTATGGCTTAGATAATGTGCTTACGTTATACAGAGGAACGATTCGTAGAGTGGGTTTCTCGAAAGCGTGGAATATGTTTGTGCAATTAGGAATGACGGATGACAGTTACGTTATGGAGGATTCGGAGAACATGAGTTACCGCGAATTTGTGAATTCGTTCCTGCCCTATCATCCCACGGATTCTGTAGAAATTAAAACCCGTTTGATTCTGAAAATTGACCAAGACGATATCATGTGGGACAAATTATTAGAACTCGATTTGTTCAACCCAAACAAGAAAGTAGGTTTGAAAAATGCTACTCCGGCGCAAATTCTGGAAAAAATATTGACGGATAGTTGGACGCTTCAGCAAGATGATAAAGATATGATTGTCATGTATCACAAATTTGGATACGAATATAATGGCAAAAAAGAACAAATAGATTCCAAAATGGTTTGCATTGGTGACGATCAAACCTATACAGCCATGGCAAAAACTGTAGGTTTACCCGTTGCCATGGCGACCTTATTAATCTTGAATGGTAAAATCACGACTCCGGGAGTGCAATTGCCTATTCGTAAAGAAGTTTATGAGCCTATTTTGAAAGAATTAGAAGAATACGGTGTTGTTTTCAAGGAACAATCCATGCCGTATTTAGGATACAATCCGGATAAAGAGTTTAGTTAG
- a CDS encoding DUF423 domain-containing protein, with amino-acid sequence MNKKILSTATILGMIAIILGAFGAHALKKVLSVEQLVTFETGVRYQMYHALFLLFLGLLKDVAQKTKKTIYFLVLFGVILFSGSIYLLATNDLTSFDFKIIGFVTPIGGLLLILGWSVLLLTIMNKKSQN; translated from the coding sequence ATGAACAAAAAGATACTTTCGACGGCAACTATTTTAGGAATGATCGCTATAATTTTAGGAGCTTTTGGCGCACATGCCCTAAAAAAAGTACTCTCTGTGGAGCAATTAGTTACATTTGAAACCGGTGTACGCTATCAAATGTACCATGCATTGTTTTTATTGTTTTTAGGACTACTGAAAGACGTTGCTCAAAAAACAAAAAAAACGATCTATTTTTTAGTGCTTTTTGGAGTAATTTTATTCTCTGGCTCCATTTATCTATTAGCGACAAACGACCTTACTTCTTTTGATTTTAAAATTATCGGATTCGTTACTCCTATTGGCGGACTCCTATTAATACTGGGCTGGAGCGTTTTATTACTGACTATTATGAATAAAAAATCACAAAATTAG